CAAGTTTGATGTATTGAGAATGCTGGAAATCTTTCAGCACACTTTGTTTCCCAATGCGCTTGATGGTATTCTTCACTGCTGTCCCTGTTACATTCAACAGTTCGGCAATCTCCCAAACTGTCATCCACACCTCACCATGATGCGGGGCGTAGATGACCATATCTTCTTGTATTGTTATCACTTGTCGTTTCATACTCTGCCATTTATAGTGTTAGTATTATCGTTGCAAACATTTCCAAACGTGAATTCCTCAGTGTTATTAATCTGCTGAGACAACTTTTCCACGTCTTTGCTCAATTTCTCCTTGGTAATTTTGGCATATACCTGGGTTGTCTTTATGTCCTTGTGACCAAGCATTGAACTCACGGTTTCTATTGGAACTCCGTTGGAGAGGCAAACCGAGGTTGCGAACGAATGACGGGCGATGTGCACAATTTAAGCAAAAGCAACGGAAAGCGAAGATGAGAGAAATGAACTGCAAGTGGTTGAGAATGAGCAATATTTCATAATTCTGCCAATTGGCTGCAAAGCAAAGCCGAGCAGGATATTGAGTTATTTCAGTTACCAAACCGTTAGCGGTCAGTTACCGAAACCAACACTGCTAACGAGGTGAAAAACAAATAGTTTGTCACCAGTGTTTGTTGCACTGTTCTGCACAACTTTCAATGACGGAGAATGCTTACTGATTGATTATTTTTGCAAACTAAAAAAGTAAGCAGATGAAAGTTGAAAAATTCAAGGTGCTGCTCTACCTTAAAAAGAGCGGATTGGACAAGAACGGTAAGGCTCCCATCATGGGACGCATCACCCTTAACCGAACAATGGCGCAGTTCGGTTGCAAGTTGTCATGTACGCCAAAGTTATGGAATCCACGTGAGAGCAGACTTGACGGCAAGAGCAAGGAGGCTGTGGAAGTGAACGCCAAGATTGACAAGCTGTTGCTGGCAATAAACTCAGCCTACGAGTCACTTGTGGAGCGCAAGACGGATTTTGACGCAAAGGCGATAAAGGATCTGTTTCAATGCAGTGCAGACACTCAGATGACCTTGTTGAAGCAGCTTGACGCCATCATTGCGGACATTGAGTCAAGAATCGGCATCGACTACAAGAAAGGCACGCTGCCAAACTACCAGTACACTCGCCTGACATTGGGATTGTTCGTCAAGAAGCGTTATGGAACTGACGATGTGGCATTCGGTGAGCTTGACGAGCAGTTTATCCGTGAGTACATGGACTTTTGCTTGGACGAGAGAGGTCTTGCACTTGATACTGTCCGCCACTATCTCGCCATCTTGAAGAAGACCTGCCGAATAGCTTTCAAGGTAGGACACTCCGAGCGTTATCATTTCATGCACTTCAAGCTACCTCAAAAGAAAGAGAATCCACCAAAGGCATTGACACGTGAGGACTTCCTGAAAATTCGTGACCTCGAAATACCAGAGCGAAGAAAATCGTTGGCTTTGACCCGTGACCTTTTTCTTTTCGCTTGCTATACAGGCACGGCTTATGCCGATACTGTTTCTATCACGGAAGAAAACCTCTTTCGTGATGAGGAGGGTAGCCTTTGGCTGAAATACCACAGAAAGAAGAACAAGATGCTTGCACGTGTGAAGTTACTGCCAGAGGCGCTTGCCATGTTGGAGAAATACAAAGACCCGACAAGACCTACTCTTTTACCGCCACAGGAATTTCGAGTGCTGAGAGGTAACATGAAAAGTCTCCGAGTACTATCTGGCATAAGTATGGATTTGGTCTATCATGTTGGACGGCACAGTTTCGCATCGCTCGTTACGCTCGAAGAAGGTGTTCCGATAGAGACTATCAGCAGAATGCTTGGTCACAACAACATTCAGACCACGCAAATCTATGCACGTGTCACTCCGAAAAAGCTATTTGAGGATATGGACAAGTTCATCGAAGCCAACAAGGACTTCAAGTTTGTTCTGTAATATTATCACAAAATAAGAAAGGAACATAACAATGAGAAGTACATACAAGCAGTTTTATTATATCAACCGTGGCAGAGTAAAGGCAGACGGAACCACATCTATATTTTGCCGTATCACGATTGACGGCAAAGTGTCAGCCATAGCAACAGGTCTTTACTGTGCTCCCGAAGAATGGGACACGAAAAAAGGTGAAGCCAAGAATGCAAGAGTGAACGGACAACTGCAAGCGTTCAGACTAAGAATTGACGAAGCCTACGAGCAGGCAACAAAGGAAAAGGGCATCGTTACCGCCGAGATTCTGAAGAATGTTATTGTTGATGCAAATACTATCCCGATGACATTGCTTGCCACTGGCGAGGAGGAGCGTGAACGCCTTAGGCTGCGCTCCATCCGTATTAACTCAACATCTTCTTATCGCCAATCTAAGACATCGCAGCTCAACTTGCGAGAGTTCATCGGGTTACGAGGAATGAATGACATTGCATTTGAAGATTTGACTGAGGAATTTGGCAAATCTTATAAGTTGTTCTTGATTGGCAAAGGATATAGTGCATCCAATACGAACCATAATCTTTGTTGGCTGCAACGCTTGGTTTATATCGCTGTTGACAGAGGTCTGCTGAAATTCAATCCATTGGAAGATGTCGGATATGAAAAGAAAGGCTCACCAAAACGTAGACATATATCCAGAAATGACTTGCTGCTCATTATGGAGACTCCTATGGAGGATAAGGCTTTGGAGTTGGCACGCAGAATGTTTGTTTTCTCCAGCCTTACAGGTTTGGCTTATGTCGATTTACGTAACCTGTATCCACACCATATCGGGATGACGGCAGACGGTAGAAAATACATCCGTGAGAAAAGAGCAAAGACCAACAACGAAGCGTTCATTCCCTTGCATCCGATAGCTGAACAAATAATGTCGCTATACAATACAGCGGATGATAGCAAACCTGTTTTCCCTCTTTCTTCACGTGATTCCATGTGGTTTGAATTTCATTCACTCGGTGTGGCTTTGGGTATAAATGAGAACCTTACCGCACACGTTGCAAGACATACATTCGGAGTAAACATGGTTACTTCGGGCATATCAATGGAAAGCATCGCCAAGATGATGGGGCATTCCAACCTGCGAAGCACCCAGGTCTATGCCGTCATCACCGATGACAAGATATCCAAGGACATGGACAAGCTGATGCAGCGCAGAGAAACAAAAGAAACTGACCAGAATAAAAATAAGGAGGACGGGAAATGAACAGAGGAGTTATAACTATCAGCGAGAGCGGAACGGTATCCATGCCGACCGATACTGTATGGATGACCATGCAGGAGATTGCCGACATGTATAATGTATTCGGCTACTATGTGCGCAAGGCTGTCAAGGCTGTATTCAAGGACGGCATTCTGAAAGAGCAGGGTGTACGCCGTCATGTCAGGAAGAACGACCGCATCAGCTATGATGTGTATAGCCTTGAACTCGTCATTGCGGTAGCCTTCCGTATTGACAGCATTGAGAGCAGAGCCTTTCGGGAGTTCATCATGCAGTCCGTCATCGGCAAGCAGACAAGCCGCACTAAACTGGTCTGTATCTTTACAGAGAACGCAATGGCATAGAACAGCCATATAAAGCAACGTTCCTTGGAGGCTTTGCGCCTCCAGCCACTTGGGCGAACCACCGCAGTGTTTTAGCATGGTATTAGATTTTATACAGACCATACGGAGACCACTCGGCAAACACGACCAACTCGGTATAGCCAATAAAACGAGGCGACAACCTATAACAGCCACACTCGGTAAGTTATACGTTGTCGCCTTGTTCATTTCACACACTCATCAAGGAATTCTCCTACACACCTTTCATTCTGTACGCCTCACGATAGTTAGCCATCAGAATCTTCTGAATGTCAGACTCGCGGTAGAGTATCTTTCCGCCAAGCTGGATATACGGGATGACACCGTTGTTTCGGTAGTCCTGCAGGGTTCTTCGGCTCAGTTGCAGCCTGGCACAAAGCTCCTTGTCCGTCATGAACCGCTCACCGCCAAGCATGGGGCGGTAGTTCATCACGGCACGTTCAAAATTGTCAACCATTCGGTTGAGGTGGTTCACGATGTGGTTCATCCACTCGCTGTTTCTTGTCATTACTTCATTGCTCATAGTTGTCTCGTTTTATTGTTGATACTTACGTTACTCGGTTTACTTGCTGCTTTGGATTAAGTGGCTGTTGTATATTGACAGCCTAACCTGTGCGCTTGCGAAAGCGCATGTCCTTTTTCTTGTCCTCCACTACTGCTACGATAGCCATCACGTCCTCCGGCTTGTAGTAGGTCTTGTGGCTGATTTGCGTATAAGCCAAAGTTCCGTTGTCCCGAAGCGTCTGCACTGTCCGTGGGCAGATGTTGAGCGTCTGACACACGTCCTGCGTGTCGAGCCACTTGTTCATGGTCTTGTCCTCACTGCGCTCACGGATTCTGTCCATGCGCTTCACGAAGTTCTCCAACTGGGCATCAAGATAGTTGAATGCCTCTTCCTCGAATACGATGAATCCCATACTTTTCTTTTTTCTAAGTTAATACTATGTTATATGTCGCAAAGCTCCACGCATATGCTGTGCTCCACGTTTGTGAGTGCAAAGATAAGGCACGGCAATCTAAAAACAAGCGTTTCCAATTTCTGTGGCAGTATGTTGCCGGGGTTTGCCGACTTCAACGCCAAAAACAACAAGAAAAACTTGCACGACTGCAACGAATACATGAACAATGATGAGTTGAGAAATACGTTGAAGTTCTCACAACTATCTCGGTATGCAAATAAGCAAGCCACAACTAAATTGCCACGTTACACCCAATCAGTTGCATGGCTGCACTCAGTACACTTACTTTGCACCCGACAATCGGTCAATGGTGCAAACCGTGACCACTATACCAACAATTTAAACAATGTAAGTTATGGCAAAAACAAAAGATGCAGTCTTGACTCCTGGGCAAAAGGAGCTGATGGAAAAAGAGTATTTGGATTTTGTTAAACCATCTACGTATGGCAACAAAGCCAATCCAAGTAGTTGTAATTCTCTCTATGATGATGTAGAGAACCCAGAGTTGAGAGCAATTGTAGAGAAAGTTGCTGCAACAACTCCCTATAGTGAGGAAACATCAACGAACGAGGCTCAATCGCCACCGAATCCGCAGAAGCGCATCAGCGGCAAGCAGCGCAAGGCGACATTGGAGGAGTATCAGCAGACCTTCCTCCAAGTTCCAAGGATTGACGACCGCAAGCCAGTCTTCGTCAGTTCCGATGTACGAGACCGTCTTGACCGTGTCGTCCGCATCCTCGGAGGAAGGCGCATGAGCGTATCGGGCATCATCGAGAACATCGTGCGCCACCACCTAAGCCTTTATGAAGAGGACTTCGAGGCTTGGCGCAAATTGTGAGAATTAAGGTCTGCGACCTTGGACGTGGATAGCTGAAAGGCTGTAGTTCCAACTAACGTGTTCTGAGAGGGAGCGAGGTTATGTTTTGGGAACCCCAAAACGCCTCGCTCCACCATGAGGGCGGAGATTTTTTGCTCCCGACGGTCGCAGAAAGTGAGTGTACCAACTATAAACAGTGTATCGAATGACAAACGTACAGGAACAAGACAAGAGAAAGGGCGGAAGACCGCCCACAGGCAGGGTTCGCAAGCTGTCGAAGTCTGTCACGGTGAAGTTCTCGAAGCCAAGCTACGAGGCACTGAGGCTGAGGGCGAGAAAAGCCAACCGCAAGTTGGCGGAGTACATCCGTGAGTCCGCCTTGAACGGCGAGGTGGTCAGTGGACACAACACTGAGACGATAGCCATCGCCAAGAATCTCATTGGCATGGCGAACAATCTCAACCAACTTACCAAGCTGTCGCATCAGAGAGGTTTCCACGAAACCCATGTATATGTGGTGGACTTGTTGAGAAGATTGAAAGCAATCCTTGGCGAGTATCGCCAAGCAAGTTATAAACCGAAGCCAAGCAGTATGGGCAGAAAGGAGGATACACCATGATAGGCAAGCTAAAGAAAGGCAGCTCATTTGGTGGTTGCATCCGCTATGTTACAGGCAAGGACGAGGCGAAAATCATCGCCTCGGATGGTGTGTTACTCGGCACGAATGCCGAGATAACGCAAAGTTTCGAGCTACAAAGGCAACTAAATCCAATGATTAAGAAGCCTGTAGGGCACATAGCTTTGAGCTTCAAGCCCGGGGACAAGCCACGTTTGACGGATGAATTCATGGCTAAGATAGCCCTTGAATACATGCAGATGATGGGCATCACCGATACCCAATTCATCATCGTAAGGCATCACAACACAGACAATCCACATTGTCATATCGTGTATAACCGCATCAACAATGAGAGCAAACTCTTATCAGACAGGAATGATTACAGGCGTAATGAGCAGGTGACCAAGGCTCTAAAATCCAAGTATGGACTGACCTACGGAACGGACAAGAGCAATACTAATACTCGCAAGTTACGCAATGCTGAGCGTGCCAAATACGAGATTCACAATGCCGTCAAGGATGCCTTGAAAGGCGCTGATAGTTGGCAGAAGTTCAAGAGCGAGCTTGCAAAGCGAGGTGTTCTCTTGGAGTTTGTCTATAAGGACAAGGACCGAACCAAGGTTCAAGGTATCCGATTCTGTAAAGACGGATATAGCTTCAAGGGTACGCAGATTAGCCGAGGCTATAGCTTTGGCAAACTGAATGCGAGATTTGAGGGAACGGAGAACCTTTTATCAGCAAGAGCCAGCTCTGCTCAGCAATATGAGCAGGGCTGTCGCAAGAATGAGCAGATGCCATTCATGTCGGAGAGCAGTCAGGATCCTTGGGGCGGTAATTCTTCCATTGGACTTTTTGCTCCAGCCAATGCTCAGACCTTTGAGCAATTCCCAGAGGATGAATCATCCAAGAAGAAAAAGAAGAAACGCAGAAGAGGCTTTAGCCTTTGATGCAAGTTACAAACCATTCAAACAACAAAAGAAATATGAAAGAAGAACTATTGGAAGCCATCTACGGCACAGTTGAGAGATTGGAGCAGAAAGTCGATGAACTTTCTGCTTCACCAAAGAACGCAGGAGCGGAAACAGTTCTCAGCTCTGCAAGTATTGATACAAGCAAACTTGAAAAAGCCATCCTTTCTGTATCTGCAAAAGAAGAGGAAACTATTGGAAAATTGGCAAAATTAAGAGAGGCGATATGTGTCTTTGTTGACCTTACCAAGAAAGAAGCAAGCAAAGATGAACAGCGAAGCAAACTCTTGTTTGATACCATTAATCAGGTGAAACAAGAGCAGAATGTCACATCAAAATTTGTACAGGACAAACTTAACGCAATGGACAACACACCTCAAAAGAAAGTCGTAACCCATCGCTTCGAGCCTACTTCAAAGTATGTTCTTCTTTTCATTGGAGGCTTGGCTCTGTCTTTGGTTATCTCAATTTGGGGCAACCTCACCCAATGGCAAGAGTACCAAGATTGGGAAGAGGCGGACTTGAAGTATAGGGCATTGAAGATGGTGCTTCCATATGACGACCCGAATATTCACTACATCGAAAAGCATTTTTCTGTTTGCCGAGATGAGAAAGTTATAGATGATGTAAGAAATCGTGTTGCTGCCTACGAGGATTCTATTCGCCATCATCATGAAATGGTTGAAATGGCTGCTTATAAAGATAGTATAGCCAATAAGCTTTTGCAAGAATCACATCGCATAAAACGGGCTATCAAAAGCTCAAAATAAAGTTTCTGGAAACTAACTATACTAAATGAGAGGGAAATAAACTTAATATATTCCCCTCTCATTTATTTAGTGTAAACTTGCATTTAGGATAGTTTGAACACCCATAAAAAGAGCCATATCTTCCTTTGCGTAAAACTAACTGACCACCACATTGTGGGCAAACGCCTTGCCTTATTAAACTCTTTGCTCTATATTGCCTGTCGTGAACATTATGCTTGTGCTGTCTTATTTTTTCCTTGTCAGCTATTGTGTAATATCGTTGAATAGTATTGACAATCCAATCTACTTGTGTAGCATTTAGAATAATGTCATGATATTGAGATATTGCCCAATTTAAATTACATCTGTTTACAACTATATGGTTACTGACATGAACTTTCAACTCTGCTGAATTATTGAAAACAACAATCGGAATTACCGGAATGTCAACAGAACATTTAAGCAAATGGCGAAGAAATCTTACATGTCCCTCATTCTGCTTTATAGGATTGTAAAATTGGTGTTTACTTTTGTAGATGACCTGCGTCCAATATTCAGAATTCTCGCCACCTAATATCCAGCCTTTATAACCCTTTGTCTCTATAACGAATACCCCATAAGGTGACACGACGATATGGTCAATTTGAGTTGAGTGTCCATTACTCTCAAACAAAAAATCATTGAAAATTGTGTACTCATCTGGTAGTTGTAACATTTTCTTATGCACCAACTTCTCGGAATATTTACCTTTCCACATTGGCATCTTCAATTTAATGAAGATAGCCAATGCAAAGAATACTATCAAACAAATTATTGCCATATTCTGCCAAAGCTAATATATTCGTTTAATCCATCTTTTGCTTGCTTCAAATCCCCATTGGACATGCCATTTTCTACCTGTAACCTTGTCTAAAAGGATAAATTGATACATATTCTTTGTTGGATACAATTCAAATGTTCCACACCCTGTGTCAAGAGACAAATCTTCATCGTTAAGGGTAACAGAGCCTTCTTTGCCATCATCTAACGACCATTGCACAACATCTATTTTCCCCGTACTTGTGTCTAATTGCAGAAAGTTGTAGATGTTCTCTGTTGGATAGAGTTTGTATCTGTCAAGACCGTGTATGCGGAAATCCACGTCTTCCAATAGGTCATGTATCTTTATCAATGTCGAATCTTTCGCAATCTTAGTAGTTTGCGAACCTAACTTACTTTGTGCAGTCGCTCCTAATGTTATAAGCAGGGAGCAAAATATTAACATAAATCTCTTCATATCTACATTATAATTTGATTACTTGAATTTTTCCCAATCAAGATTGAAAGAATCGTTGTTTTGTGAAAGCCAGATAAGGTATTGTCGGTCTGTTTTGCAAACCTCCTCAATGGACTTTCCTTTATATTTCCCGAAGCTCATTATATCATTAGGACCAAGTGTTGGTCTATTCTCCATATGATATTCCAATACCTTATCGACATCGGTATATAAGTGTTGGGAATCTATAATCGCCCATTTGACATACTGCCAATCCTTAATGATGACCTCTTTCAAAGTCATATCCTTATATTTACCAAAGCCAATCTTGTCATCAAGACCAAGAACTTTAACAGATTCTGTAGTCTTCTCACCTATGATGTCCAATAACATCCATGAGCCACACCCACAACATGGTATTGGTTGCGGTTCAGTATCATTCTTGGTGCACCAACTGTGTTCTGGGTCATTCTCATAGGCATCCGCTCTTTCGCCATTACGGTAATAAAAGCCAAATACATTTCCAAACTTGCCGCCTCTTCCATGTGGTTCTACTCGTACAACCTCCACATACTGATTACGATACCAGTCGGAAACTCTTCCGTCTGGGAATCTTTGAGCAGTAAAAGGCAATGCTCTACCTATATTGTAATAAATCTCCGTTAAGTTCTGATGTGGATACTTGCAATTTACCGCATCAACCAACGTTTTCTTTTCTTCTTCCGTCATAGCTTTACTTCTTTAGTTTCTGATATTCCGTCTTGGTCATAATTCCTTCTCTGGCTTTATCCATATTTTCGGCATCTTTGTAGAAAATCCAATGTATTATAGGCTTTCCGCCATAAGCAGAAGAATAGGCTTGTTGGAAGTTCCACCCCTTGTCAACCATGTAATTTGCGGCATCGACCATGCTGTTGAATTTGATTTCTTCACCATTTTCATCCACAAATTTCAATTTGCTGCTGAGGTCTCCCCAAATGTTATATGATGCCTTTGTGCCGAAATCGAATATGATTTTTAGACCAGAAGAAAGGTCTTTCTCAATACCCTTTACCTCGCAATAATAACGATGTTGTGCAAACACATTGCCAACATTACATATAAGGCATAAAGCCAACAAATATTTTGTAATAGTTTTGCTCATATTTTTCTTGTTTTATAGTCCTTGTGATATTTTGCTATACACTTGTTGGAAAACCCTTTCATTGATGGCATTCTGGAAGTTCTTGTTGTCAAGATATTGACGGCAGAACTCGGTACTTTCACTCATCATCTTGATGACGATGCCCATCATGGAAGTGAATCCTTGCTTTTGTGCGGTTTCCTTGTTGCTGTTCTTCGCTGCATTAACAAAGTTCTGGTCAGCTTGCAAGCGGTTTGGAAGACTGTCTATCTGAACTTTCACAGCCTCAATGTTTTGCCAGTGAATGTCGTTGAACTGTTCAAGAATGTCACTGAGCTTAGCCATTTCTGGCTCTTTCTTTCCTCCTTTGCCTGTTCCCATTGGCATAGGGTCAACCTCCGTGTCCTTGTTTTCCAAATCTATCTTCCGTTCGCTCATCTTTGTCACTTGCAGTTGGTCGAGGTCAATACACTCCTCCAGACCATCAGTGAAGTCCTCGCCTTTCAGTTTCGGCAGCTTATGTGCCAGCAACATATAATAGGTGTTGAGCATTTCCCATTCTTTGCTGCAATATGGCGTTACGGCTGCAATGAACGGATAATAGCGCAAGAATCCCTTAATGCTGCTCTTGCA
The Segatella copri DNA segment above includes these coding regions:
- a CDS encoding tyrosine-type recombinase/integrase, encoding MKVEKFKVLLYLKKSGLDKNGKAPIMGRITLNRTMAQFGCKLSCTPKLWNPRESRLDGKSKEAVEVNAKIDKLLLAINSAYESLVERKTDFDAKAIKDLFQCSADTQMTLLKQLDAIIADIESRIGIDYKKGTLPNYQYTRLTLGLFVKKRYGTDDVAFGELDEQFIREYMDFCLDERGLALDTVRHYLAILKKTCRIAFKVGHSERYHFMHFKLPQKKENPPKALTREDFLKIRDLEIPERRKSLALTRDLFLFACYTGTAYADTVSITEENLFRDEEGSLWLKYHRKKNKMLARVKLLPEALAMLEKYKDPTRPTLLPPQEFRVLRGNMKSLRVLSGISMDLVYHVGRHSFASLVTLEEGVPIETISRMLGHNNIQTTQIYARVTPKKLFEDMDKFIEANKDFKFVL
- a CDS encoding site-specific integrase, giving the protein MRSTYKQFYYINRGRVKADGTTSIFCRITIDGKVSAIATGLYCAPEEWDTKKGEAKNARVNGQLQAFRLRIDEAYEQATKEKGIVTAEILKNVIVDANTIPMTLLATGEEERERLRLRSIRINSTSSYRQSKTSQLNLREFIGLRGMNDIAFEDLTEEFGKSYKLFLIGKGYSASNTNHNLCWLQRLVYIAVDRGLLKFNPLEDVGYEKKGSPKRRHISRNDLLLIMETPMEDKALELARRMFVFSSLTGLAYVDLRNLYPHHIGMTADGRKYIREKRAKTNNEAFIPLHPIAEQIMSLYNTADDSKPVFPLSSRDSMWFEFHSLGVALGINENLTAHVARHTFGVNMVTSGISMESIAKMMGHSNLRSTQVYAVITDDKISKDMDKLMQRRETKETDQNKNKEDGK
- a CDS encoding helix-turn-helix domain-containing protein, which translates into the protein MSNEVMTRNSEWMNHIVNHLNRMVDNFERAVMNYRPMLGGERFMTDKELCARLQLSRRTLQDYRNNGVIPYIQLGGKILYRESDIQKILMANYREAYRMKGV
- a CDS encoding helix-turn-helix domain-containing protein; amino-acid sequence: MGFIVFEEEAFNYLDAQLENFVKRMDRIRERSEDKTMNKWLDTQDVCQTLNICPRTVQTLRDNGTLAYTQISHKTYYKPEDVMAIVAVVEDKKKDMRFRKRTG
- a CDS encoding DUF3408 domain-containing protein is translated as MAKTKDAVLTPGQKELMEKEYLDFVKPSTYGNKANPSSCNSLYDDVENPELRAIVEKVAATTPYSEETSTNEAQSPPNPQKRISGKQRKATLEEYQQTFLQVPRIDDRKPVFVSSDVRDRLDRVVRILGGRRMSVSGIIENIVRHHLSLYEEDFEAWRKL
- a CDS encoding plasmid mobilization protein; amino-acid sequence: MTNVQEQDKRKGGRPPTGRVRKLSKSVTVKFSKPSYEALRLRARKANRKLAEYIRESALNGEVVSGHNTETIAIAKNLIGMANNLNQLTKLSHQRGFHETHVYVVDLLRRLKAILGEYRQASYKPKPSSMGRKEDTP
- a CDS encoding relaxase/mobilization nuclease domain-containing protein → MIGKLKKGSSFGGCIRYVTGKDEAKIIASDGVLLGTNAEITQSFELQRQLNPMIKKPVGHIALSFKPGDKPRLTDEFMAKIALEYMQMMGITDTQFIIVRHHNTDNPHCHIVYNRINNESKLLSDRNDYRRNEQVTKALKSKYGLTYGTDKSNTNTRKLRNAERAKYEIHNAVKDALKGADSWQKFKSELAKRGVLLEFVYKDKDRTKVQGIRFCKDGYSFKGTQISRGYSFGKLNARFEGTENLLSARASSAQQYEQGCRKNEQMPFMSESSQDPWGGNSSIGLFAPANAQTFEQFPEDESSKKKKKKRRRGFSL
- a CDS encoding NERD domain-containing protein; this translates as MAIICLIVFFALAIFIKLKMPMWKGKYSEKLVHKKMLQLPDEYTIFNDFLFESNGHSTQIDHIVVSPYGVFVIETKGYKGWILGGENSEYWTQVIYKSKHQFYNPIKQNEGHVRFLRHLLKCSVDIPVIPIVVFNNSAELKVHVSNHIVVNRCNLNWAISQYHDIILNATQVDWIVNTIQRYYTIADKEKIRQHKHNVHDRQYRAKSLIRQGVCPQCGGQLVLRKGRYGSFYGCSNYPKCKFTLNK